One Antennarius striatus isolate MH-2024 chromosome 9, ASM4005453v1, whole genome shotgun sequence genomic window, ataaagaagaaaaggtACAACcgaaagaagcagagaaagtCGAAAAGAAaggaagtaaaaagaaaaagaaagaaaccaagAAGAAAGTTGAGAAAAAGGATGAGGAAAAAGTGAAACAGGACGAggataaaaagaaagacaaagaagtaCAAAAGAAAGAGGAGCAAAAGGAAGATGAAAAAACGCAGTATGTAGAAAAGGGTGAGGAACAActggaaacaaaagaagaagcaaagaaGGAGACTGCTGAGGTTAAAGACAAGGGAGcagcagctgaaaagaaagaaactaaaGAGGAGGCAAACATTGACAAGAAGGTTgcgaagagaaaagaaaaggaggacaaggtaaagaagaaggaagaagaaaaagcaaagagaaaggcagaggaagaaggaaaaataaagaagaaagaagaagagaaagcaaagaagagagaggaggaaaaagcaAAGGAAGCAGAAAAATCAAAGAAGAAACAAGAGAAGGCcaaaaagaaggaagaggaaaaagcaaaagaagagaagacaaaTAAGAGAGATGAGGAGAAATTAGAGtcaaaaaagaaggaagaaagggCAAATGAAGAGGtaaagaaggaaaaggagaaggaaaaggcagaggaagaggacaaggaaaagaaagaagacgaaagaggaaagaagaaggGGAAAGCAAAGGAGAAGGTGGTTAAAGGGCAGAGTGAGGAGCAGGTGAAAGCACCGATAGCTGCTCCAGAACCAGAGCTGAAAACCGAGCCGGACGTCGAACAGGCTCCCGACCAGCACTCAATCAGCAGCGGCGAGACGCAGGTCAGTGAGACACTGATGATAACTTCTGACAATTGTGACCATCACAATAAAGGAGACTTGCTAATCTTGATATAATGCAAAGTGTTAGAATTGTATCagctagttagcttagcatagcataGAGACCATAAACCGGCTGAAGAGCTTTGCAACTCCACTTACCTACctatatgtatatttaatatgtatatttcatgtgttacatacatgtatgtatttatttatctgcgtatgtatgacccccccccccttgctgCCGCCGTCGTACAAATTTCCCATCTGTGGTACTATTAAaggcttatcttatcttaaaatTCTTTGAACCATCTGACAGAGGCAGGATGACTATTTCCTCCCACTACATATTTCAGGGATGGATAAGACAGACATATACCTCAAGGAGAGAAATTGACGAAACATATCACAATGTAAAATGCTTcagtaattgtcagtgtgtgagAGGGTCAAAATTTAATTGCCATTGCACAAGCGTAAAGTACAGGAGAAAGTCTCCTGTGAATATTTTTATGCTGCAGATTGACGGAGTAGAGGAACacatgtttttctctgtctaattaattttttatgaGTTGGACAGCTTGGTCAGCAAAAGTAACTCCTGCTTTCAGCTGAAAGCCTGATCTGAAACCAAAATGATCCGTGCTAGTGTGAACTACAGCTGGCATCAAAAGCTGCACATTTATTCTTAACTAAATTGTATTAATTGTGGTtcattggaaaaacaaaattgtttaaTTCGTTCTGTTTTGATCTCTGTTTGACATGCCTTCTAATTTTCTTGACTATACCAGCCACCTCAAGAAGAACACAAAGAAGCAGCTAAAATAAAGGAGCCTGAAATAGTAGAAGTGAGTGAGGATacagagaaaaaagaggaagaacctgcagaacaggagacagaaagcaaaggagagaagaaagcAAATGAGGAAGGGAAGAAGGGAAAACCTGTaaagaagacagagaagaagacagaagaggCTAAAGGCTCCAAACATCAGAAAACCATGCAGTGTAAAGTCACCTTACTGGACAACACTCTGTTTGAGTGTGAGCTGGATGTAAGTTATATCCCACattgtgaaatttaattttagcTTATAGTAATTATATGACTAAGGACTGATTAAATCTCTTTCCCATTTTTCTGGCTTCATCTCTGTTGTGTAGAAACATGCTAAAGGCCAAGAACTTTTGACAAAGGTGTGTGATCATGTCAACCTGCTGGAGAAAGATTACTTTGGCCTCACTCATTCAGAAACTCCAACAAACAAGGTACTCTgacttcatttcctccactttTTCTGTCCCAGTGATTTTAGGTTCTTTatgcaagaaaaacaagataTACAGCCCTGACACACTGAACGCTCTGTGGTGGTTTGAGAGCAGCTGGTTATATATTTGCACCTTTTTCCTCAGTCATGGTTGGAAGCCACCAAGGAGATCCGGAAACAAGTTTCTGGTGCTGTGTATGAGTTTACATTTTGCATCAAGTTTTACCCTCCTGATCCAGCACAGCTTACTGAAGACCTCACCAGGTGACTGAAAATGTCTATTTCTTAGAAATATGACATGTTCATTCATGATCCCAAAGCCATCCCTGGCCTTTTCTTCAGCTGTCAGTGTTGATTATTGGCTGTGTGGCTTTGCTGTTATGTCTTCTGTAGGTACTTCTTGTGTCTGCAGTTGAGGAGAGACATCATGCGTGGTGTTCTTCCTTGCTCGTTTGTCACACTGTCCCTGCTGGGATCCTACACTGCCCAGTCTGAACTAGGAGAGTATGATCCAGAGCTCCATGGAACAGACTATGTTAAAGATCTGAGTCTGGCCCCTGGGCAGAGCAGAGAGCTAGAGGAAAAGGTGATGGAGCTACACCGTACATACAGGTAATCAATGGAGATGGGTATATTACAGCGACGTGGTGATAGCAACTTTTAGTTAATGCAAGACTTTCATCAAGTGTGAGTCATCAGTTAGTCAATGTAATAAAGTGATAGATGATTTGAGAAATTTTTACAGTGAAACAAAACTCTGAAACGACctgttttatctgtttgttgAGGTCAATGAGTCCGGCCCAAGCAGACATGTTGTTTCTGGAGAACGCCAAAAAGCTCGCCATGTATGGAGTCGACCTGCACAAAGCCAAGGTTGGTTTCAGATTACGTTTGAGATCACTGTTGCGTGGTTTAACAGAGGTGTAAGTTTTTCTTGGAAATTCTAGAATTCCAAAATTCATAGTCCAAATATGTACTAATATCCTTTCAATTTGAAATTGTTTATCACTGTTTGTCAATGTCATGCTTGTATAACAACAATAGaattcaaaatgtaattatgaAATTGATGTCAGctcccctttaaaaaaaaagtagagatTAATAGCATTTCATACTCCGTGACCTAAAAATCCACATCTTCATAGTATTAAAAAATCTGCCACCCAGTGGCAGCGAGTTGTAAGTACAGGGGTAGGTTGCACTGATTCAGttttaaaattgttataaaataataaaataatactgtTTGTGCATGCAGGATCTTGATGGTATCGACATCACCCTAGGGGTTTGTTCCAGTGGTCTAATGGTTTACAAGGACAAGCTGAGGATCAATCGTTTCCCCTGGCCCAAAGTGCTGAAGATCTCCTACAAACGTAGCAGCTTCTTCATCAAAATTAGGGCATCAGAGGTAAATGTGCATTTTCATTATCCACATTTTGTTTATATAATTGAATTCAATTTGTTTATGTGTATTATATCCTATCTCACAGCACCTGTCTGTTGCTTTAGTTTTAAATACTAACTTTTTACTCAGACTTAGACAAGTGTTTGGCATTTTGAGAtttgagattatttttatttttcaaaacggtctgttttctgttttatattataCACGACGACAGTGTACATTGTTTTTAGGTATTTGTCCCAAGGCGTAGGTTTTTGATGAGGAATTTGCTAGACATAACCCCACTAGCCCGTCTGCATTTTAACAATATGGCTGTGACACACtcagaaaatacttttatttatctaCTTCACTGTAATGTTCACATGATGCAGCTTCCTCTCTTGTTCATTCTCCtgctgtttgtctctttgtgtctgttgtgttaAGATAGagaataattttttaataactttttcaCAAACAGTAAACCAAAAAATCAGAAGTGAAATGGCATCATTAGTTTTCAGTAATGACGATTATTTTAACAACATAGAAATATATGATGGAATCCCCTGTAATTTAGTGTCTTCTAGTACTGACAGGATGCTAATTCATTCTATCTGGAATGTATATTTAATGTCATGTCTCCATAAAATCACCaactctttatttctctcttcaTCTACAGCAAGAGCAGTATGAGAGCACGATTGGCTTCAAACTGCCCCATTACAAAGCCTCCAAGAAGCTGTGGAAAGTTTGTGTTGAACACCACACGTTTTTCAGGTACGACCAGTCACTGTCACGTCTTTTCCTTAAGGACTTTTCCCGACAGGTCAGCACAGGTCACTCTCAGAAAATCTACAAACCTGTGGTTGTGACATTAGAATTAAACCCCAAAGCTTTTATCCGCATCAAAATATAATCTTCAATGTTGTTGCTGATCTCGTTGCAAAACACTGATAATTTTATGGAATTTTAAGTCTTTGTAATGACCTGTGATCTGTCTTGTGTTTGTACACCTGGTATGGGTTAGGTCCCCTTGACGATTTAAATGGCATGGAGTTGGatagatgaaaatgaaattattgtGTCTGTCCTTCAGAGTGCCGTCTGTGGAACCTCCATCATCACGTCGCTTCCTGGTGTTGGGCTCAAAGTTCCGGTACAGCGGACGCACACAGGCCCAGACCCGCCAGGCCAGCTCCATGATTGACCGCCCAGCTCCTCGCTTTACCCGCTCTGCTAGCAAGAGACTGTCTCGTAACCTAGACGGAGGTATGCGCAATTGTGTGAACCCATGTGGGAAACTTTGCAGCACGCATTCACGTTCGATTCCCTATTATCTTCCTTATTTCGCTCGTTTAGCTGGAGATGACACTCTCCAGTACCTGCAACGACTCGCAGCATCAACCAGATCTGGGGTTGATGATTGGTCTCTAATGCTGATGTCTGACAAACACCAGCCTCCTCCTGAATTCCCAGGTACTGGGAGTTGTGTGGAACTGCAATAGTGCTCTTTGCCTTGTATTTGCAACGTGTGTTTTACTCTCGCTTGCAGGCAGCATTATCAAACCATTTAACTTCCTCTTCTGCTCTGGATCATTTGCCTTTAAGCCATTGAAAGGATTGCTTGTCAACTATGCCTCAGATGGTTGACTTGCTTGACATGTTCTTTCCCTGGCACAATCCCAGGGTACCATTTGTCGCTGCCTATGAGGAGGAAGTTGTATCCTCTCATGCTTAACTGTCTAGGGCTGCTTTTGAGCATTTCTTAAAAGATTATGAGTCACTCTTTGGTTTCTGTTGCACCCCGGCTCTCATTTGCTTTTCGCTTCAGCATCTTGACTGACTTGCATCACTGCTATAGTGACTTATTCAAACTGGATAAATCTGGAACACTGAAAAGGTAAGTATTTTACCCTTTTCGTCTGTTCTTCTTGTCGATGCATCGTTGAGCTTCATACTAACTTCAGCTTACTGGACTTAAATAGTCTGGTGCAAATGCTTGaccttaaatgtttttaaaatcttgCTTGGAGCACTATGAAGTATTCAAAGTGGCCGTCATCTCTGCAGCAGAACTATTATCTCTCAACAGTCAGAGAGGAGTCTGAGCAGACTTTTGTTCATTCATGGGAGGAGGGGCAGTCTGTTCAAATGGTAAGAAAAACCTGGCAGGATACTGTGACTGGGCAAACTGCCCCTCAACCCATCACCCAGACAGCCAACCAGACGTGGAAGAAACTGGCATCAGATgagcagcaggagaggaaagaagatGAGTGGTCGTCTTTGCTCCACCGTCACCACCCTTTTCCTTTTGTCTCTCCGTTTGATTTTGTGAAACAGCCAGGTATTTGCAGTCATAACGCTCCTCATTGGTTATCTGTCAGTTGTTAGACAAAATGGTAACCCAGAgtcttaaaatctttttttggcTTTGATTTAAAAGAAACTCCATCTAATCCTTAATTGAATAAAGCATGCTTTTCATGAATGATATCtttacatgcacatacacatatattttTCTATAAAACCAGCTGGTTGTTTTCAAGGATTTGCAATTcgacatttgtttttctgctggtcTGGCATAAAAATTGATGACTGTTGTTTCTCTGATATTGCCAGCTATAGTGAGCTTGGCAAAAGTGACTTCTTTGGACAGACTATTGCAACAAGCACTGACACAGCAAGATGATTGGTACCTTTACTTCAATCGAGAATTCAGCAGAACTCTGTTACAGCATGCTGACAAACCACGTGAGTTATTTTATGTTTGGAAATAAACCTGCCAAATGAAAAACGTTGCAAAAAGGCATTGACAGGCTGATTAGTGAATCAGTCTCATTGTTTTGCTTTCCACTTTACTCCcagcttctcccatagctcagctCCAGGAGGATGAAGTGAACATGTATATGACAGAGCAGGTACCAACCAGACAAGAAACCATTGAAAGGCTGCAGGAAATGGTGACCTTGATAGACAAGATGACAGAGATGGAACTTTTGGAACAACAGCTGAAAGAAGTTAATGATTTAGAACAAATGCTCCTAGAAGTGAATGATATGGCAGAGGAAGTAGTAGATGCAGTAGAAGATGAATTGGGCAAGGAGGAGGTGGATAGAATGAAAAAGGAAGAGCTAGCTAAAGATGTGGTTAAAACAGTGTTGGAGAGGTCAGTCAGAATAGTCGAGACAAACGAGGAGGAAGCAGATGAACTGGAAAATGAGATAAGACGAGTGTTTTTAAAAGGCTTGCTGCCTGAAGAAGGGGATGAGGCAAAGCAAGAGAGTGGAAAAGTTGTCACAAATGAGAGTCTTTCTAATGAAGGCTTGCAAGAGAGGGTATGGGAGGTCGACAGAAAATGGCAGAATGAGATTGAAGAGAAGTCCAAGTCTTCAGAAATCACCAGCACCGTGTCTGTAGCAGCTTTTGAAAAGGTGGAGCGCAGGACTAAGAAAAGGGTGACCATAGTAGAAGAGATAGGGAAGAagcaagaagaaacagaagatgTCCAGGTACAGGCTGTGATGTCAGAGGAGGGAACAGAAGACAGGGCATGGTGTCAGACAGAAGCACAGAGGGAAGCTGTCAAAATCACGGCAACACATCAGTCCGAGGACCCCTCTCAGGTGACGGGTAAGGATGCCTGGTTCAGACTTTTTGACCGTTCACCATACAAAGAAGTTTTCATACCAGGTAGAGTATGCCATCACGCAAAGAGCTGAATCTCAAATACAGCAATATCACTACTATTTCTACTTCCTCACTTTGTTTCTAGACAATTGAGCAGTTACATTGActtaatgttaaatagaaattaaatgagAAGTAAAGACTTGCTCtcagcaaatgtttttttttttgttaacaacATCTGTGCATTGAAGTAGGTTTTTGTTAATATGTGTATGATTCCAATTTACTGTCAATAGCTACCATTATGGAGTATGCTCAAATGGATGAAGGTGAGATTTTCACCCCAGTAGCTGAAGTTGAAGAGAAAGTGGAGGTcatagaagaagaaagacaattTAGAGAAGAAGCATGGCGTGTTCCACACATCTCACCACGGCGAATCATTGCAGAAAGAGATGATGTCTGGTTTGTGCTGCTAGATGTGGCTTCCAGGCAAACAATTTATGTACCAGCAGGTAcgaaaacaactttttaaaactgGTTAGGCTTTgagaatttgttttgtttttgtttgttgggttttttttgtttcttattttgCTTTATTGTAATGTAGGACACATGTGTTACTCCTTTTGTTAAAATACTTTCTCCTG contains:
- the LOC137601741 gene encoding uncharacterized protein isoform X5, whose amino-acid sequence is MATMTTEASAVSEADTKGKQKAISTQTEPEENLQKPEAAASKSEQEQLSKKVQEQASDPGPADAATSPGEDQLKPRTRTSAGKGLSRLFSSFLKRRSQCSEGEGFEAEKAREEKADKEAKADREEEKEKEVKSQEKETKVEEETSEVKEVRKKEEKEVKEVENKEEKVQPKEAEKVEKKGSKKKKKETKKKVEKKDEEKVKQDEDKKKDKEVQKKEEQKEDEKTQYVEKGEEQLETKEEAKKETAEVKDKGAAAEKKETKEEANIDKKVAKRKEKEDKVKKKEEEKAKRKAEEEGKIKKKEEEKAKKREEEKAKEAEKSKKKQEKAKKKEEEKAKEEKTNKRDEEKLESKKKEERANEEVKKEKEKEKAEEEDKEKKEDERGKKKGKAKEKVVKGQSEEQVKAPIAAPEPELKTEPDVEQAPDQHSISSGETQPPQEEHKEAAKIKEPEIVEVSEDTEKKEEEPAEQETESKGEKKANEEGKKGKPVKKTEKKTEEAKGSKHQKTMQCKVTLLDNTLFECELDKHAKGQELLTKVCDHVNLLEKDYFGLTHSETPTNKSWLEATKEIRKQVSGAVYEFTFCIKFYPPDPAQLTEDLTRYFLCLQLRRDIMRGVLPCSFVTLSLLGSYTAQSELGEYDPELHGTDYVKDLSLAPGQSRELEEKVMELHRTYRSMSPAQADMLFLENAKKLAMYGVDLHKAKDLDGIDITLGVCSSGLMVYKDKLRINRFPWPKVLKISYKRSSFFIKIRASEQEQYESTIGFKLPHYKASKKLWKVCVEHHTFFRVPSVEPPSSRRFLVLGSKFRYSGRTQAQTRQASSMIDRPAPRFTRSASKRLSRNLDGAGDDTLQYLQRLAASTRSGVDDWSLMLMSDKHQPPPEFPVREESEQTFVHSWEEGQSVQMVRKTWQDTVTGQTAPQPITQTANQTWKKLASDEQQERKEDEWSSLLHRHHPFPFVSPFDFVKQPAIVSLAKVTSLDRLLQQALTQQDDWYLYFNREFSRTLLQHADKPPSPIAQLQEDEVNMYMTEQVPTRQETIERLQEMVTLIDKMTEMELLEQQLKEVNDLEQMLLEVNDMAEEVVDAVEDELGKEEVDRMKKEELAKDVVKTVLERSVRIVETNEEEADELENEIRRVFLKGLLPEEGDEAKQESGKVVTNESLSNEGLQERVWEVDRKWQNEIEEKSKSSEITSTVSVAAFEKVERRTKKRVTIVEEIGKKQEETEDVQVQAVMSEEGTEDRAWCQTEAQREAVKITATHQSEDPSQVTGKDAWFRLFDRSPYKEVFIPATIMEYAQMDEGEIFTPVAEVEEKVEVIEEERQFREEAWRVPHISPRRIIAERDDVWFVLLDVASRQTIYVPAVKMKESDPGDTESFISEETTGAGVEIREVIAQESKALEDAQREPPEIPPTDTADDWFVLLDVAPKKASFIPPVVAQPVDVSPDERVLSVEVTTTARKEKRVDVVVEDTDIKQVSGEKEVVIPSLSVREIEDEWFVLLDVVPRETSYVSQVVAQPVEVSQEQHVPTVEMTTAAWPQKRGVIEVEDTEIKQVQHEKEALFMQPVVREIDDDWFVLLDILPRETSYMPPVTTIESILVDPEESVSTSIEYKKEVVVVDKLLHEQIFKMQKISQPVRERDDDWFLLLDVVLKEMPYIPPVVTKAESTQVDLEETVSSIMESRKEVVLDRIVLWKEDKKLLHEHLFQEQKISQPIRERDDDWFLLLDVVPREIPYIPPVTKAESTQAESISSVIVSKKEVILDRIVVWKEDKHLFQEQKISQPIRERDDDWFLLLDVVPRETASAPQVSLTGPSEIYSSVQPELKVVLLEQFKVDSDQMRLQPPQPMPEREDDWFVLFDRLREKCVITPPVAPVKIVPDMRESFEVEVKTTETTKWREMIIDSDSKRDETRLSEIRLTQIASPSEREGGDDWFVLFDAIHEKSDYIQPVSVVEHIVDKVAVSESKPRFTKEDVTPPVKPVEIEPPIPKEVDDNWFVLLSVAAKAPAMAVDKPIQALPAKDFTAVEQRVKKRIIVAEEMWQQEKPRPAVREMEDDWFILLDVAAKKSVAAPKRKQVRVPAAVARPRVGISDTRLQFGKQILKERHPPLHVNHDWFVLLDVVPKESVVSTQRGIRPVSAPVFSQAALAEAGIPMAPLDQPQTSTPIKTIRKEERRLEVTVEAVEPSKIEVVAEDKSAVWRDQRDVSSSLVPTINGDIQHATEPVSMEVVRMRKKRAKKIEGDSIYIRHSILMLEEFDKPQEDLLKHHASISELKRNFMQSLPEQRPSEWDKRLSTHSPFRTLGVNGQPLASADGFVIRLPRGPLLDFYSKRS
- the LOC137601741 gene encoding uncharacterized protein isoform X4, which codes for MATMTTEASAVSEADTKGKQKAISTQTEPEENLQKPEAAASKSEQEQLSKKVQEQASDPGPADAATSPGEDQLKPRTRTSAGKGLSRLFSSFLKRRSQCSEGEGFEAEKAREEKADKEAKADREEEKEKEVKSQEKETKVEEETSEVKEVRKKEEKEVKEVENKEEKVQPKEAEKVEKKGSKKKKKETKKKVEKKDEEKVKQDEDKKKDKEVQKKEEQKEDEKTQYVEKGEEQLETKEEAKKETAEVKDKGAAAEKKETKEEANIDKKVAKRKEKEDKVKKKEEEKAKRKAEEEGKIKKKEEEKAKKREEEKAKEAEKSKKKQEKAKKKEEEKAKEEKTNKRDEEKLESKKKEERANEEVKKEKEKEKAEEEDKEKKEDERGKKKGKAKEKVVKGQSEEQVKAPIAAPEPELKTEPDVEQAPDQHSISSGETQPPQEEHKEAAKIKEPEIVEVSEDTEKKEEEPAEQETESKGEKKANEEGKKGKPVKKTEKKTEEAKGSKHQKTMQCKVTLLDNTLFECELDKHAKGQELLTKVCDHVNLLEKDYFGLTHSETPTNKSWLEATKEIRKQVSGAVYEFTFCIKFYPPDPAQLTEDLTRYFLCLQLRRDIMRGVLPCSFVTLSLLGSYTAQSELGEYDPELHGTDYVKDLSLAPGQSRELEEKVMELHRTYRSMSPAQADMLFLENAKKLAMYGVDLHKAKDLDGIDITLGVCSSGLMVYKDKLRINRFPWPKVLKISYKRSSFFIKIRASEQEQYESTIGFKLPHYKASKKLWKVCVEHHTFFRVPSVEPPSSRRFLVLGSKFRYSGRTQAQTRQASSMIDRPAPRFTRSASKRLSRNLDGAGDDTLQYLQRLAASTRSGVDDWSLMLMSDKHQPPPEFPVREESEQTFVHSWEEGQSVQMVRKTWQDTVTGQTAPQPITQTANQTWKKLASDEQQERKEDEWSSLLHRHHPFPFVSPFDFVKQPAIVSLAKVTSLDRLLQQALTQQDDWYLYFNREFSRTLLQHADKPPSPIAQLQEDEVNMYMTEQVPTRQETIERLQEMVTLIDKMTEMELLEQQLKEVNDLEQMLLEVNDMAEEVVDAVEDELGKEEVDRMKKEELAKDVVKTVLERSVRIVETNEEEADELENEIRRVFLKGLLPEEGDEAKQESGKVVTNESLSNEGLQERVWEVDRKWQNEIEEKSKSSEITSTVSVAAFEKVERRTKKRVTIVEEIGKKQEETEDVQVQAVMSEEGTEDRAWCQTEAQREAVKITATHQSEDPSQVTGKDAWFRLFDRSPYKEVFIPATIMEYAQMDEGEIFTPVAEVEEKVEVIEEERQFREEAWRVPHISPRRIIAERDDVWFVLLDVASRQTIYVPAVKMKESDPGDTESFISEETTGAGVEIREVIAQESKALEDAQREPPEIPPTDTADDWFVLLDVAPKKASFIPPVVAQPVDVSPDERVLSVEVTTTARKEKRVDVVVEDTDIKQVSGEKEVVIPSLSVREIEDEWFVLLDVVPRETSYVSQVVAQPVEVSQEQHVPTVEMTTAAWPQKRGVIEVEDTEIKQVQHEKEALFMQPVVREIDDDWFVLLDILPRETSYMPPVTTIESILVDPEESVSTSIEYKKEVVVVDKLLHEQIFKMQKISQPVRERDDDWFLLLDVVLKEMPYIPPVVTKAESTQVDLEETVSSIMESRKEVVLDRIVLWKEDKKLLHEHLFQEQKISQPIRERDDDWFLLLDVVPREIPYIPPVTKAESTQAESISSVIVSKKEVILDRIVVWKEDKHLFQEQKISQPIRERDDDWFLLLDVVPRETASAPQVSLTGPSEIYSSVQPELKVVLLEQFKVDSDQMRLQPPQPMPEREDDWFVLFDRLREKCVITPPVAPVKIVPDMRESFEVEVKTTETTKWREMIIDSDSKRDETRLSEIRLTQIASPSEREGGDDWFVLFDAIHEKSDYIQPVSVVEHIVDKVAVSESKPRFTKEDVTPPVKPVEIEPPIPKEVDDNWFVLLSVAAKAPAMAVDKPIQALPAKDFTAVEQRVKKRIIVAEEMWQQEKPRPAVREMEDDWFILLDVAAKKSVAAPKRKQVRVPAAVARPRVGISDTRLQFGKQILKERHPPLHVNHDWFVLLDVVPKESVVSTQRGIRPVSAPVFSQAALAEAGIPMAPLDQPQTSTPIKTIRKEERRLEVTVEAVEPSKIEVVAEDKSAVWRDQRDVSSSLVPTINGDIQHATEPVSMEVVRMRKKRAKKIEGDSIYIRHSILMLEEFDKPQEDLLKHHASISELKRNFMQSLPEQRPSEWDKRLSTHSPFRTLGVNGQPLASADGETDDKDSTTVSSSKSVTSEITSGTTVTTTTTHISKVVKSGSSETRVEKRIVITADSDLDLDTGKDGGASAL